The Bacteroidota bacterium genomic sequence TGTGTTTAGTCCTTTTGAATTAACTCTATGGTTGTTGCTAAAAGCGAAGTAGGCTCTGTAAATTAGGGCAAAAGCATCAAGTAAAAATAGTTTTTTATTCATGCTGCAATTTACATAAATACTAGTAGGTGACCTATATACTCACCTGGATAGATTAGTTAAATTAGCTAGATTTTATTCACAAATTTTAATATCTACATTTGGTAGAATACCCAATTTTATTTACGAAATTTGATTTCTAATAAAATGCAGCCAATAATTAAAATACATAATATTGCACGTACCTATAAGATAGGCACCGAGGTTATTCATGCACTGAAGTCTGTTAATTTGCAAATAAACAAAGGCGAGTATGTTGCATTAATGGGACCATCGGGTTCGGGTAAATCTACATTAATGAATATGCTTGGGTGTCTTGATACTCCTACTTTCGGGGAGTATATACTCAATAATATTTCGGTTGCACAAATGATAGATGATGAATTGGCCGAAGTGAGAAATAAACAAATTGGATTTGTTTTTCAAACATTTAATTTATTGCCAAGAGCTACAGCGCTTGAGAATGTTATGCTTCCGCTTGTGTATGCCGGACTTCCAAAGTCTGCGCGAGAAGTGAGGGCGAAAGAAGTATTATCGCAAGTAGGTTTAGCCAATAGAATGCATCATAAGCCCAATGAGTTGTCTGGAGGGCAACGCCAACGTGTTGCAATTGCCAGAGCATTGGTAAATAATCCGGCAATTATTTTGGCCGATGAACCAACCGGTAATTTAGATTCTAAAACTTCTGTAGAAATTATGGCATTGTTTGAAGCCATCCATGCACAAGGTAATACAGTAATATTGGTTACGCATGAAGAAGACATTGCAAAATATGCACATAGAATTGTTCGGTTGAAAGATGGAACAATTGAAAGTGATTCGGATAATAAAGAGAAAAAGTGATACGTATGAAAATTTATACCAAAACCGGAGATAAGGGTCAAACGTCATTGTTAGGAGGAACTCGTGTCCCCAAGCATCATATTCGTATTGAGGCGTACGGTACAGTTGATGAATTAAACTCATACATAGGTTTGTTGAGAGATCAGACGATCGGTAAAAGCTATGTAAACGTATTGGTAGAAATTCAAGACAGACTTTTTACTATCGGCTCCTTGTTGGCGTGTGATCCGGAGAAGAAAAACATAAAAATTCCTTCACTTATAGAAACAGATATTACCTATTTAGAAAAACATATTGATGAAATGGAGGTTTTGCTTCCACCAATGCGATCGTTTGTTTTGCCTGGAGGACATGCAACGGTATCTTTGTGTCATGTATCAAGATGTATTTGTAGGCGTGCCGAAAGAAATATTATTCATTTATCAGAGGTGAGTTCGGTGCCTGAAATTGTTATTCAATACATGAATAGGCTGTCTGATTATCTTTTTATGCTTTCTCGCAAATTAGCACAAGATTTGAATGCTATTGAAACTCCTTGGATACCAAGACTATAGCTTAATCTGAAAATGTTAATTACCTGTAAATAAGTTTATAGGCGAATTATTTTGTTAGTTTCAACAATTTTTCTTGATTTGCAGAATGTTTGGGTATGCCACTTTAGCTTTTTTACACTAAATCATGGTGTTGGTTAAATTGGTTTAATAAGTTTAATTAAAAAAAATATAACATGTATTGGACACTAGAATTAGCCTCTTATTTAGAAGATGCTCCTTGGCCTGCTACAAGAGATGAGTTGATTGATTTTGCAATTCGTTCGGGTGCTCCTATGGAGGTAATAGAAAATTTGCAAGAGATGGAAGACGAAGGCGAATCCTATGAATCTATTGAAGAAATTTGGCCTGACTATCCTACAAAAGAAGATTTCTTTTTCAATGAGGATGAGTATTAAATTATTTTTTAATCAAAAGAAAAAGCCCTTGCTAGTTTACTAGCAAGGGCTTTTTCTTTTAAATAAAATTTGAAGTTTTATTTGCCATTCATTTTTGCCAAACGAGCAGTAACTTTTACTGTTGTTTTTCTATATAGTCTTAATCCAATTGGACGTTCTTCTATTGTTTCAAATTGAGGATAAAATACCACATCGTATCCGGGATGTGCTTTCATCAATTCATACATTGCAAAGTTGGATGTTCTATCCATAGCAAAAGTGCCAATTACTGGTATACTGGCTAAAAACACCAATGGGTTTGCGATTGCGGTTGCCCCATCTTTAGAAACACTAGCTTCGCTTCTTTTAAATAAACGTTGAAAATCGATTCCGAAAATTTTAGTTGAGGTAGCCTCTGCTGTAAATTGCTCAGAAAGCGACAGGTCTTTCATTTCTAAATTTAAACGAGTGTTAGGCTCTCTCATTGTTTTAGAGGTAAACGTGCAGCTCGATAATAACGCAACTGCTGCGATGTAAATGAAAAACTTTTTCATAAATATTTTTAATTTTTGGTTAAGCCTAAAGATAGATAATAATTTTTTATTTTTTTAGAAAAAAAACTTAATCAATTGTTCGCTTATTGAAAATTAGATAGCCAAAATGAAGCAGGACATTAAAAGATTCTCTTCTTCTGTCGTAATAATTAACGCTGAGGCTAAGTGGTCCAAGCGCTGTATTGTATACCATTGCAGCCATTGCAATATAATGAACATCGCTAAAAGGTAAACCATATGTAGCTTTTAAATTAATATCTTTTTTTAATGCTTGGTGCGGCAGAAAAACATATCCCTCTAAGCGTAGTTCTACATTTTTTCTAAAACTGAGAATGTTTTTTACTCCACCTGCTAAATATTTGTGAGCTCTGTATCCTTCTAGGAAAAATGTTTTACTTTCGGGTGTAGGTTGAAATGCGGGTGCTGTGAGTATGCTAGCAGTGTAATTGTTAAATAGTGTTTGTGTAGAAAATACACCTTCAAAAAGAATTCCCATTTTTATTCTTTTTTTAGTCATATAATATTGATCTACGGAAAGCTTTGCTTGCACCCATTCGTGAATTTTTCTGAATTTTCGGTTGGTGCTAGAGGTGGAACCGGGTTCCGTGTACTCTTCACCCTGCATATATTTTATACTAAAATGTATTTTGCTACCACTATTTGCATATTGCTTTCTGTTCAATGTGTTAAAGTCATACGTTAAGTGAGAGTTAAAAAAGGTGAATGTAGTTTTGTCTGCGGTATCTGTAGAGCTAAATTTTTCTGTTTGATAGTAATTGTTTCTAATGTCTCCTAGTCCACTTCCCCCAGTAATAATTCCCGCATTGGCCAGTGGAATTCCTGCATTCATTTCTACAAACTCATCGTACTGAATTAGGTAGGCTGGCTTTACATCTTCAAAAATGGCATTGCTACTTTTAAAAAAATCCCATCGATTGTAGGTAATGTTTGGCTCTAGGTAAAAAGAAAACGGAAATTTAAATGAAACTTGAGTTTTTGCGTGAACAGAGGTGTATAGTTTTCCGAAGTATGCATTTGCAAAAAAAGTATATCCTAAATTTCTGAGATAATTATATTTAAGTGCCATATAGCCCGTACTAATTGGTCTGTTGGAAAAATTTCCTCCTAAGAATGCTGTTAGACTTTTGTCGGGTTTTATTTTTAAAGTTAGAATATAGGAAGAGTCTGAATCTTTTACAGCGTTAGGATAAATAGATTTTATGCGGTCATCAGCAGCCAATAAATAATATTTTTGTTTTAGCTTGTTTAATGGCAATGTGCCGTTTTTCATTTTTAGTGAATTTTGAATGTATTTGTTTTGTCTTCTAGTAATGTTTGTGGTTTCAAGTTTTGTAAATAAAAGAGGCTGTCTTTTTTGTTTGAATTCAGTTCTTTTTTTAGTTCTTTCTTCGCTTGATTCAAATTCTTTAATACACGATTTGATAGCCTTCATTTGTCTCATGGTCGCAACATACCCGCTATCAATAAGCCGTTGTGGGTTTTCGTAATCAAACAGCGATACATCTGCCCAAGGTTTAATAATAATTCCATTCTCACAATACGGTTCGTAATTGGTTTTAGTAACCATCATGCTTCGTACTTGCGAGTACACATCTTCTTCGTTGGGTGGAGGAGAGTTACCGGTAACATTGCTGCCTACAATAAAATCCGGGTAAAAATCATCGTACATAATGTTTGATGGGAAATTGTTGTATAACCCTCCATCAAATAATAGTTTGCCGTTTATTGTAATTGGCTTAATAAAAAATGGGTAGGACATAGAAGCTCTTATCGCTTCATTTAGATTCCCATTTCTAAAAACTAAAGACTGTTTTAGTTCTATATCAGATGCTACGCAGCGAAAAGGAATATACAAACTATCGAAGTTGTAATTAGAAGCTGCAGAGGCGGATGAAAAGAGCTCCATCATGGCTAAGTCAAGTGGTATGGGGGAAATTATATTGGTTGGGATTAATGGTGAAAAAATCGAATCAATTTTCAGTTTGAGTGAAATCCATGATGCATCTGCTTCTCGAGTATTAAAGTAACCCAAATATTTTTTGTCGATTTCTCCGCTAGCAATATTTGTAAACCTTTTGTTTTTGAAGAGAGTTTCAATTTCAGTAGGGGAGTACCCGATTGAATATAATCCACCAACAAAGGCTCCAATGGAAGTGCCTGTAATATAATCGATAGGAATGTCATTTTCTTCCAGTGCTTTTAAAACACCTATATGGGCAATTCCGCTAGCCCCACCACCACTCAATACTAAGCCAACCTTTTGCGCATGCAATGGAATGAGTACTGCACAAAAAAATAAACAGAAAAAATATTTTTTTAACGTGTTCAAAGTTTGTTTCTAGAAAGATGTAAATCTACTATATTTTATTCGATTTAAAATAGCAGATTTTCTAGGTAGTTTGGTGTGCGTTGTAGGCGAGAGCCATACCAAGAAAACAATTCGCCATCAACTAGTTTTATGGTTGCAGTAGGGCATATTTGCTGCAACTCGTGAAGGTGTTTTTCTTTAAACGGAAATGGCTCTGAGGAAAGGAATATGAAATCAGGATTGCTTGCTTTTAAATCTGCAGCTGTAATTTCTGGATACCTACTCACTGAATGAGCAACGATGTTTTTTAGTAATAAGCAACTTTCTAAAATGTAATTTATAAATGTGTTTGATCCTGCACACATATATGGATTTGACCATATTAAATAGGCAACAGTTTTGTTTTTTAGTTGATGTTGTACATCGCTTTTGGGTTGAAGTAGAGAGGCGAAACTATTTTTTATATTGTCGACTAATTCGCGGGCTTTTTGCTCCTTTCCTACTATAATTCCAAGCTGTATGATTAATTGATATGCATCGTCAAGTGTAACAACATCGCTAATCCAAACAGGAAATTTAGTTGCTAATAATTCAATTTGAGCTTTGTCGTTTTCTTCTTTGTTGGCTATAATTAAATCGGGATTAAGACTAATTATTTTTTCTATATCTAGCTTTTTTGTACCTCCAATTTTCTGTTTCGATTTTGTTTTTTCTTTTGGGTGTATACAAAATTTAGTGATGCCAATTATTTCTTCGTCCAAGCCCAGGTCAAATAATAACTCAGTTTGAGAAGGAACTACCGAGATAATGCGTTTGGGTGAATAAGCTAACTGAACAGTATTTCCCAGTTGGTCAATCACTTTCATTTGAGATAAGTTTAGTTTGGTACCTCGAATGCAGTGATTAGTAAACTATGCAATAGCATCAATCAAATCATGTTTTGTAATAATATGATTTTTGCCATCCAAGTCTT encodes the following:
- a CDS encoding patatin-like phospholipase family protein, which gives rise to MNTLKKYFFCLFFCAVLIPLHAQKVGLVLSGGGASGIAHIGVLKALEENDIPIDYITGTSIGAFVGGLYSIGYSPTEIETLFKNKRFTNIASGEIDKKYLGYFNTREADASWISLKLKIDSIFSPLIPTNIISPIPLDLAMMELFSSASAASNYNFDSLYIPFRCVASDIELKQSLVFRNGNLNEAIRASMSYPFFIKPITINGKLLFDGGLYNNFPSNIMYDDFYPDFIVGSNVTGNSPPPNEEDVYSQVRSMMVTKTNYEPYCENGIIIKPWADVSLFDYENPQRLIDSGYVATMRQMKAIKSCIKEFESSEERTKKRTEFKQKRQPLLFTKLETTNITRRQNKYIQNSLKMKNGTLPLNKLKQKYYLLAADDRIKSIYPNAVKDSDSSYILTLKIKPDKSLTAFLGGNFSNRPISTGYMALKYNYLRNLGYTFFANAYFGKLYTSVHAKTQVSFKFPFSFYLEPNITYNRWDFFKSSNAIFEDVKPAYLIQYDEFVEMNAGIPLANAGIITGGSGLGDIRNNYYQTEKFSSTDTADKTTFTFFNSHLTYDFNTLNRKQYANSGSKIHFSIKYMQGEEYTEPGSTSSTNRKFRKIHEWVQAKLSVDQYYMTKKRIKMGILFEGVFSTQTLFNNYTASILTAPAFQPTPESKTFFLEGYRAHKYLAGGVKNILSFRKNVELRLEGYVFLPHQALKKDINLKATYGLPFSDVHYIAMAAMVYNTALGPLSLSVNYYDRRRESFNVLLHFGYLIFNKRTID
- a CDS encoding ABC transporter ATP-binding protein, which translates into the protein MIKIHNIARTYKIGTEVIHALKSVNLQINKGEYVALMGPSGSGKSTLMNMLGCLDTPTFGEYILNNISVAQMIDDELAEVRNKQIGFVFQTFNLLPRATALENVMLPLVYAGLPKSAREVRAKEVLSQVGLANRMHHKPNELSGGQRQRVAIARALVNNPAIILADEPTGNLDSKTSVEIMALFEAIHAQGNTVILVTHEEDIAKYAHRIVRLKDGTIESDSDNKEKK
- a CDS encoding DUF2795 domain-containing protein, whose product is MYWTLELASYLEDAPWPATRDELIDFAIRSGAPMEVIENLQEMEDEGESYESIEEIWPDYPTKEDFFFNEDEY
- a CDS encoding ABC transporter substrate-binding protein — protein: MKVIDQLGNTVQLAYSPKRIISVVPSQTELLFDLGLDEEIIGITKFCIHPKEKTKSKQKIGGTKKLDIEKIISLNPDLIIANKEENDKAQIELLATKFPVWISDVVTLDDAYQLIIQLGIIVGKEQKARELVDNIKNSFASLLQPKSDVQHQLKNKTVAYLIWSNPYMCAGSNTFINYILESCLLLKNIVAHSVSRYPEITAADLKASNPDFIFLSSEPFPFKEKHLHELQQICPTATIKLVDGELFSWYGSRLQRTPNYLENLLF
- a CDS encoding cob(I)yrinic acid a,c-diamide adenosyltransferase is translated as MKIYTKTGDKGQTSLLGGTRVPKHHIRIEAYGTVDELNSYIGLLRDQTIGKSYVNVLVEIQDRLFTIGSLLACDPEKKNIKIPSLIETDITYLEKHIDEMEVLLPPMRSFVLPGGHATVSLCHVSRCICRRAERNIIHLSEVSSVPEIVIQYMNRLSDYLFMLSRKLAQDLNAIETPWIPRL